In the Arachis stenosperma cultivar V10309 chromosome 8, arast.V10309.gnm1.PFL2, whole genome shotgun sequence genome, AAAATTCTCAAATTAGGAAAGAAGAGTCTTATAATCTAGTAAAAGAGAAACTAACCAATATTTACATAAACATCATCATTTACTTTAGCAAAAAACTCAGCATCCCATTTATCTGCAGCATAAGCAAAAAACAATTTAGCCTTATTTGGGAGCCCCTCGTTTGATTCCACGTGATCATCCTGTCAACATAAGAGTTGAAGGCAGTGAGCTAAACCAGCTTCTGCTCTGAAACCTCATTTTCCACTCACAGTAAGCCACAAAATACTTGCCAAATTCCAGTAAAGCAGAATACTTAAAGAGAATAAAATCCTTAGACTAGTTAAACTTACAAGAATTAGGAAGTCATTAGTCAGCCTATTCTCACGATCAATGTCCTTATCCTGATTGTTCCCACGATTTTCACTGCAAAGTTGTTTATGAGCCATAAGAATCACAATTGGATCCAACATGCGCCCTCATCccagaaaaattaaaagtaagaatTTAAACCTTCTCCCAATAACAAATCGTGCAACAATGCCCTTTCCATCCTCCAGTTTCTTCAAAGCTGCACCTGCAAAGAAAGAACTCTTAATATTAAAACCACCTCTAATCCACAATCTCAGTGAGCTAACCGTGCAATATTCAGTGACTTCTGATTAAgcaagaggaagaacaaaacATAATTACCACTTCCCATCCAGGCATTGCGAATGGCGTCTCTATTCTTCTGGCGGCCAAATGTTGTGAGTATACCTATCATGACCAAAGGCCTTCCCTCAGAGTAAGTCCCATTGGTCTCAAGCAATCGCTTCGAAACAAAACCCTCTTGCCTAGCCGCAGCAAGTTCCATCTCAAGGGAATCGAGCTTCTTGTGCTGTTCCCTAAACAATAATACGATGAAACAAGTACTGAACAAGTTCCAAGCACGAAATGATCCTCACTAACAAATATCCAAACAAGAATTAAGAGATCAAGTTGAGTGAACCTGCAGGTTATGATCTTCAAGGTATCTTCTACTGATATCGCAGATTGTCCCTATAACAGTTAACAGAACGAAACCCTAAGCATGATTAGACTAAAATGAACAAAAATCAGATTGTTAGGAACTTGAAGAATTACCTGGCCAGTGATCCTGTCGAGCTGTTTGATGAGATAAACCCTGTTCTGCGAGTCCTGCCATAACCTGAAGAGGAATGGTTGAGAAATGcaaagaggaagagaaagaggaaagagaagagagaagaagtacCTTCCGGCGACGTAGAAGGAAGCGAACGTGGCGAACATGGAGATGAGAAGTGCAGGGATGCGGAACGATGGATAAGCCATCGATGATCCCCTGCTGCTGCTCTGCATTCAATTCAATCTCAGATCcaatatctctctctctctctctctctctctctctgcagTTAGTTGCAGAGAAAGGAGACGAAGTAAATGACTGTAAACACAAGTCAAGCAACCAACCCAAAAACCGCAGCTTTCGTCACCacttctcttctccttcctcgTCCACCTCCACCAAATTCATTCGTTGGCGTAATTTTATTACCACTGTTTAATAATTGTATatcattttaataaaataaaaaatatgttgcGGGGATAGCTCAGTTGGGAGAGCGTCAGACTGAAGATCTGAAGGTCGCGTGTTCGATCCACGCTCACCgcatttgttttttaatttctcCAAATGATATTCAAACCGttcatccaatccaaaccgaAAATCGATTAAAACCGCTGGATCGGATCGAATTTCAAATCtactattattttattattatatttataattatacttataatatgttcaatttattatacatttttatattattcatgtattattattatttaataaagattttatgttcaaaatgttattatttattttaactaacctataattttatttttattattatgatatCGTTGGCTTTTTAAGATATTGTTAAAACTTGTTATGtcattgttaattatttaaaatttgatgttgagatttgttatatgtatttaaattttttaatttacaaaactGCAAATCCAATCCATGTAATTAGGGGTGAAAACAGGCCAGGCCAGGCCAGGCTTTGTTCTTAACAGGCCTGGCCTGTCATATAGTTGATTGGCCTGAGCCTGACCTGCAGTCTGTTATAGGCTCTTTATAAATTACTAGGCCTGGCCTGTTATTCAGCTTGGCCTGGCCTGAAGCCTGTTAAAAGgcctgataatttttttttacaaaaataaaaatattatttaaaaaaattattttttaataaaaatagttatatgtaatatgtcatatatttaatatttataaaaaattttaaacttttaacatattaaaatatacaaaaatatttataataaaatataataaatttaaaatatctcataattttattaataataaataattatttatatatttaattatattttaacaggTTCAAGCAGGCCTGACAGGCCTATAAGGCTAATTAGTAAACCTGGGCCTGGCCTATTAATGTATTAAGGCTTTTAAAAGAACCTAGGCCTGTACCTATTTTATAACAGACCAGGTCAGGCCAGGCCAAACACAGGTCAGGCTGCAGGCCCCTGGCAGGCTGCCTGGCCTTTTTCCACCCCTACATGTAATTAATATATCAATAGATAATACATATTGTAATATAAAATACgtataaaaaataaactaaataatacatgtaattatacataaatatatagtaatttttaattttaatgattattttgatgtatatataatatttttttttaaattagacaaataaagtactaataaaatccaaaaatataataCTTTTATATATAGGAACGTTAAATACtccaattaatttttttctttttttttgacaaTGTGATTGTTGATCGAAAATATTTGATATCGAAGACATCATAGTCGAAGTATAATGAATCTTTTATTTTGAGGAACGGAGGTTGGATCGAGAAGGATTTTGTCGGAAAATGAAGGATAGAAGCCCGTCAATGTATTTTGTCGAGGAATAAGATCATTTAGAGTCGATTGTTAACAGTTACCCACGTTGTACAAAAAGAGTGGGAATAGTTATGCAAAAGATAGCGCACACGGGAGTTACTCTTGAATCTAATTGGCCAATGACTTCaataaatatatgaaaaatCGAAGAAGAAAAGGTTGGAAGTTTGCTTCAGAAAAATACTCAAACACACTCATATACCCTACGACTTACTGAGTTTGTGTTTGAGTCATTTTTTTCTGTAGGGTTCCTTCCATAtctttacttttcatttacatttcctgtaacctttattttctttgcaaatttatctttcaagcacatttacttttcttatttTACTTTAAAAGTTCAGCACTTTACTTTTTCGATTTCAAAGTTCTTCGATTCTGTCGAAGACAATTTACAACTTTTATTTCAATTGAATGCAATTCATTTTAAATTTAGTCGATTTATTTTCAGAGTTTACTTTGTTTATCTTTcagattttcttttattttgctcgATAGAAAGATCTTTTGAtgcattttaaaaaattggtaCCCACAGAGGAATAGATTTCGCTCCCAAACCATTAGATATCAAACAACTTTGGATTGGCTAAAAATCGATAAAACAAATTGGCACGCATGGTGGGACTATTTAAATATTAAGTATGTGAaaagtatttttgaaattatttagtGCATGCAACTTAGAAGTGACAAGAATATTCGAATGGCTGAAGAAGTTTCTAATGTTAATGTTGAATCATCTGCAACTGAAAATGTTGCTGTAGTCACCCAAACACCGGTGGAGGTGATAACACATGCCAAAAGTAGTACAGTGGTGGAGAATGTGACTGTTACTAATCCTTCAGTAGAAAACAGTGGATAAAATCAACGTTTACGGGTTGCCATAACGCAACCGCCAATAACTGCTAGTTGGCCTCCATATGACATTTGTTCAAGTTACACTCCACCTGGTTATGTTTTTTCAATATTTGGAAATTCATCGAATTTTGGTGTTAATCCAGGGCATCCAATGTATTCTGAGTTTTCTCAAGATTATCAGATGGATTTTACATCGAATGCTTATAATTCAATGGCGGCTTTTCGACAACAGGTCGATGAAAGTCATAATGATTTAGTTAATTTATTAACTCAACAGATGACTACGATATTGAATCCTATGATGGCTGATCATGAATCAAAATTCGAGCGCCTTACTAGGCGAGTGGAGAGAGTTGCTTGAATTGTTGATTATGATAAAGGAGATCAAAATCGGCAAATGAATCAAGGGATGGGAGGCCCAGAAATGTAGAAAATGATATGCAATTTAGGGGAGATAATCCTCAAATTGTTCATCAAGATCAAAATGCAGATGATGTGTTGGCTCAAATGAAGATTAATTAGCTTGGTGAAAGATATTAAATAACTAGAATTGTTGAAGATGTTCTTAATAAGGTTGGATTCAATGTAAGTTTTAtaaatctatattttgtttctgTTATGTTTGTTGCTATACAAGCAGCAGAAATACCTAAAGAGGTAAAAAACGCAGCTTTCGTCACCACAatctcttctcttctccttcctcaTCCAGCTCTACCAATTTCATACGTCATTAGAATTTTATGATCACGGTGTAATAATTGtatatctttttaataagaCAAAAAAACATGTTGCGGAAATAGCTCAGTTAGGAGAGCGTCAGACTGAAGATCTGAAAGTTGCGTTCGATCCACGCTCACCGCATTAgacaataatattttactaaataaaattatatacatatatatatatatatgtatataattagTACATATAATTAGTCTTAatttactaatattttattttgctccacctctatttttatatataaaaatattaaatacttcaaattaattttttttcttgtttttttaaataatgtaaTATTAAGGAATACAATAAGCCTCTATGTAACACCCTATCACACTAACCTTTATGCTTAAGTCGTAAAATAGAGGTGGTGTgatattacgacctctaaaataaaatgagtacatataatagcagaagaattataatatgctaggagccttgaagaatagaggaaataaaaattgcaaaataaaagCACAACGCTCAAGGAACGAGTTAACTTGCGTACTAAGAAAACCGTAACTATTAAACACAACATAACAGAAGTAGGAATAGAGTGCCAAAGATagaaaataacaagctcctaactcagcctgcaAAGTCAAAACTGAacggagaatatttacacatatatacatacatatccaAAATCCAAAAGTACATATACACAATCATGCCTTTCCATAAATCTCTAAGAGGATCAAAAAGGACAAGTTATATGGAGAAGAaactaagtacatatatatacatcactATACAACAAAGCTACCCAGTAACCCCTCCGCTTTaagagtccagacgcctaaTGAGATGGCTcccgacctgcatctgaaaaataacaacatagtatggaatgagaaccggaggttctcagtatggtaaatgtgccacacacataatatataaggtcctaggaatgccagaggcaatcctataACGCCAACTctcagattatagagcttaaagtattaaacagaagccACAAAAAGTGGTTTTCTAAGAATATTTaaacctaacttaacttaaccttaaatctaaGTCCCATACTGCCATTCCTCCATACCTCCAACTCCATCATGCATTTTCACAGACAAATAGATAGATAAAGGTAAACACAAGAAGGTTACAGTTACTACAGGTAACAAATATGCATTTAGCATATAGGCACACCCAATTAAAGCACAAGCAAGTAgttcaagtaatatgcatatgatgcatgcctgtcctacggctgatgaggctcatctgtcggttatccagccaacccgacaagtctgaattgtacttagtttgtcccccgacgtgcatccccaagagtctatgcatagtttttctcaaataatcaatattgctcaataggggtaacattcccgggaatttatatagtgtccggtcacacttacgtcgtagggtcaacagagtatcgaatTTTCAActtggtacacgtggtggcaagccacgacacttaatccagggaatctcgtatctcagattattcaaattcataagccatataaataattcaattataattcatcaacgtccacatcattctcaatcacatcacattcatcatcatacatcaatcatattcaatccttatccttcattatTGCACCTCACATTCCGTCCATCAATAGtttcaattcaaaacataattcattcttttctgaatgaatcaaacttaaaacatgctcattttcttaataactcaaaatcaaaccatataacctttgaatctaaatctttttaaataatcatataaacaaaatctctaatttttataaaatttcggcagcatctcctctaaaattcggactttgccacccttttcagAACCAAACCTGCATTCTTTTCAATTTAACATACCCTTCCTCATCAGCATAACAATCACCACAATAAATCTACCTCAGATCAACAATTATACTCATACAATATTTAAATCCAAcaacaaaaattcaaataagAATCATAGTTCACAAATCCTAGACTTTTAACACAAAATACCTCATTATCACAACAACATCCACAATAGTTatacctcaaatcaataattcaccaaATCACCAGTTAATCCACAAGCACCAACCAAATATATTTGACAAcaaattactaaacattaaCATACACCTGtattccaacttatcctatggtcatctagcctaagttttcacagaacattatatattaaatgaaAGAAACccaaaccataccttagccgattctCAAGTATTATTCCAAGACAATTTTCCTAAAAGAACACAGCCCTCAAAACCTCAACTAACTcgcttcctccaagttccagtattcacaatttcaagctccaattatttattcacaacctaatatacatttataacacatatatatccaatttaatactcaaagctcaaatccaataaaattaaaatagaattatcaTATTCTCACCTTAtccaagcttcacataagcaagagtgaatGTTTTCCTCAtgctaattggatcctaaaacatcaaaaaTCAAAGGAATTCAACATTCCTTCTCAAAACTCGAAAATTGGGAGAAATGAAGACTGAGTGTGAAATAACGAGTTACCTATAAAATTGTTCTGATAGAAACGTAGAGTTTGACACGGTGAAtacgtggccgcaaacggtgtgGCGATTGGAGCTCAGACGAAAAAGTTATGGGAGTTGGAAATTTACCATAAGGTTACGGGGTGTTTCGTTACTCTCCTCCCTAGAAAAGCTTTCAGCTTCGTGCTGCTGAAAATGAGGGAGAAGGCACTGTTGGGTTCACTTAAAAGGGCTGGTCCAGTTGGACCGATAGCCTGGTTCGGGTCCGGTTTAATTGGTTCAGCCCATTCGATTCAATTTTGGACcgttttctttaaaattagtgtcaaaattctcgtttcgacGAGCTCTAtcttaatttgatataatattcatatttctaatcattcttattaaaaactaatttataatTACTTACTAATTTAACCGGGATTTACACTCTACATCCAAATCATAACCCTAACTAAGTCCAACCAAGTATTTTAAATTCATGTGCAcctgtttcttcttcttccgtTATCGTTATCATCACTAGCTTCTTATACATATCGTCGTtatcattattgttgttattgttattgttaaatttttgttattttgattatattatcTGATCCAAAATTGATTTTAGATGTATTTTTGTTCACGATTCAGTCTTGTTTGTGTGCTTATTTTCGAACTGAGTTTATGTGTCGCAATTATTATGTAATTTCGATTCTTTTTTGAGTTAATTATGTCACAATTGTTatataattttggttcatttctaAGTTAATTGTATTACAATCCATTAtgtaattttggttcatttctgAGTGAATTAAGATGCATTTGGACTCGTCCTGCACAATTCAGAAttctttctcctcttctttcTCATATTCTACTACTACttctttttttcatctttttcttcttcatcttctccttcttttttttcattttcttatagttCTTCTTGTTTCACACTCTTAAGAGGaataaaaccaagaaaaagagaagaaaatatcaaacaaaaaagaagaagaaatatatTAATGACGTTGTCTgatccaaaattaattttggatgtGACTTTTGTTCATGAGTCAGTCTTATTTATGTGATTATTTTTTAACCGAGTTTATGTGTCGCAATCATTatataatttcggttcatttttGAGTTAATTGTGTCGCAATCCAATATGTAATTTCGGTTCGTTTTTGAGTTAATTGTGTCGTAATCATTATATAATTTCGGTTCATCATTTCTGAGTGAATTAAAGTGCATTTGAACTTGTTGTCCTGCacaattcaaaattctttctcctcttcttcttcatcttctatttcttcttctttttcatctttttcttcttcatcttttccttcttattttattttttcaaaattcttcttGATTTACTACTCTTGAGAGGaataaaatcaagaaaaaaagaaaatatcaaacaaaaagaagaagatacaTATTAATGGCattgtttgatccaaaattgaTTTTAGATGTATTTTTGTTCATGATTCAGTCTTATTTGTGTGCTTGTTTTCGAATTGAGTTTATGTGTCGTAATCATTATATAACTTTGGTTCATTTCTGAGTTAATTGTATCGTAATTGTTATGTAATTTCGGTTAATTTTTGAGTTAATTATGTTGCAATACATTatgtaatttcggttcatttctgaATGAATTAAGGTGCATTTGGACTAATTGTCCTGCtcaattcaaaactctttctccTCACCTTCTAATGCAATAACAGTAGCAACAAAGAATGACGATGAAAAAAAATACGCGAGAAAAATGGAGAGGAGTAGGAGGAAAACGAAGAAGAAAACGACGACGACAGTAACATAAAGTCCCGTAAATAAACGTAAATGACTTAGTTGAAAAAATGATATACACATATAATCATACTCTTTTTAATAAGAATACTTTTTGTTAATATTGAATCTATTTAATTAGACTTAAATGACAAATTACTTAAATGTGCTGCATATCGGTAAAGAATATTGTTAATTAGGGTATACCCGTTTATTCATTAACACACTCTTCTATTGTAATCCATTGTTTTTATCATTCTATTATGATTATTCTATCCCTGGTTGACGggaaattatttaaaaaaaaggcaAAAATAGTGATGATCAAGTTCAGGAAATGCAGTTCTAGAAGAGAAGAACATTTGGCAAAGGTCATCCCAATCCCATATTAGGTTTTCATATATTAAAAGTGTACAAAGTTTTGGGGGCTCATCAATCAGCTGATTAAAACCAGCCAGCAACTTTTGTAGTTGATGCCAACCAAAATCCCACATGTGCTCTCAATATATAtagtattaattattataatatttctTCTTTCAAAGCCACTTGtcactattattattatataaagaGTGTTAGATAAATAATGATTATCTTGAATAACATAAATAGTcattaatcaaataaaaacacaCTACATCTCTAAATTAAtcatctaaattttaatattaaaataactatccGTACacctagtaaaatgaacatccaatatatctattgttcacattatttaatattttcattgtctacctatactttttattattatattaattataatgcCAATTTCATCGATGGCTCATCTTTACGTACATGCTTTCTATTTTTATCTCTAACTGCTCCCATATATTTTGTTGccaattaattataaaatattcaCAAGTAAACAAATTTCGGTTGAGTTTTGTGTTAGTCTTTTGACTTTGCAGCTCCAAATCTACATCGGTGAAAGAAGGAAGGAGACATGCTTTTTTGTCGTTTGCAGCTTCGAGATGAAGTGTGTCACTTTGATTTCTAAATATTGGAGGAGTAATGTTATTTGTActaatcttattttaattaaaaatgttCAAATGTATTTTAATGAGTATTACttgtcataaaaaaattatattattattgacGACTTATAGTTAtcaaaaaagtttttaaatatatttttaattctcATTTAATTGTCCAAAAAATTGTTAACAATGTTGTTATTGATATTTAATTATCATtgattgtaaaaaataaatgttaataaaagtattgtcaatttgacaattaaatgactatcaacaatatttttaaataattttttaataatattaaatatttttttgtaattaatgacaattaaattttttttattttttacgaTATCCTCCAATCGAACAGGTTAAGAATTAATCTATTGTCAGTCAGAATTCAATTTAAGAACAGGCCAATGATTAAATCTACCGTAGAATTGAAGTTTCATTTAAGAATTTGTCATAGTCTAATAGATTGTTGTATACATAAAGTGTAATTTGAATCCCCACATTTACTTAAGCAGACTAATGAGTCAATCATTAGACTAATCCAATTTGATTATGACGATTAAAATATCTTATTAAAACAACTATTTTTAGTGGTTATTAAAATTGTTTGATTTTCTGATATAGCAAGAATACCTTAATCTTTACCTCGTCTTAACTCTTAAGACATGCGGGAAAAAAAGGGTCAACCACCGGGTGTGAACGTGTGTACTTTTGGTTAGAATTAACCATTCTAAAGTTTGTTTGATTTCACTTCTTAGAGTAATTAAGACtaggaaattaaaaaaaaaaagactatgATGTTTTAAACTTTATAAAACCCTAAACCAACTACGTGCTGCACTTTGTTACTTGAGACTATTTCAACATCATAAGCTtagtattttataaatattatttatatactaaaattaattattaaaaatttaaaatcaactcttatatatttatatataaatatatattatttaatttatttttaatatatattttatattaataactaattttagtatacaatTTAGCATAATCGAATTTATATACAACACTGGTAATAACTAGCTAGAATGGCTTGACTTCGAAATCAAAAGACCCAATAAATATTTAAGAAGGTGGATGTTATAATACTTCCTTGATGTTTGGAGTTTTAAAACTCcatataattttaacaaaaaataacactattaaattttaaaatttaatttattttgcgTTGATTTAGGTTAACATTTAATGCATACTGATGAAATCAATAAACaattaatactttttttttgaaaagctacaaatatattaattacaacttataaaatatatttttaataaatgataattataattattataagaaATTTAATATGCTCTATTAGTATATAAgttatttaattagttaataaaatctaattaattctttaccaaaaaaaaatctaattaattaattattttatattttatttattttaattatttatttaaaatataatttattttataaaatttatttaatatactatcttcttttgtttattgaaaataatgaatttGTTCACCGACAAACTTATTCCTATTTCTGTACAATTTGAATCGTATtcgtatatttttatttttttttattaatataattttattcacatatttgaattttaaatttttaaaattttttatttaaaatttagatagatataatttaaattaataatttaatttaataaaaataaacgtattcgtattatttttattatcttaagcaaaaaatatctctaactatattttttagataagatttattaatcttttaagatattatgtatttatatatacactctaatattattaatttgaaaGATTACATATATCTATCTCTTTTgttgaaatatttaaaaattatgttgaaccactttaaaaaaataatacgagaatatttttttaaaataagactaatatatttatttaaaatttaaacattttaaataaatttattcgtattaattttaaaataatatgaatatgtttgtttaaataaaaaaaatttagaataataagagtgttatatttttttaattcttttaaatttttatttttatcataattttataataatttaatatcaatttaaaaataaaataaatttaaattaaaacaaaaaatttaacctaaataaaatttaatgcaaatttttttctctttctttaataattaaataataatttttctctctcttcttaatTAAGGAATACTAAAATTCTAAATACATTAACTTTTGTTTAATtctcaatttaaaaaaaaaaaagggggcaAAAATTTTAACTTCTTTCATATTTAATGTGGTGCATTATTAGAGGATTGATTGATGATGAAAAAGTTGCGTGGTCATGTCGTATATTATTAGGGAATCCTCCAGCTATAGAATTGAAGGCCAGTGTCTTTGGCAGGGACACCTCTAGCTATTGCCATTCAAAACGAGTCAAGGGACAATGTAATTAAAGAAATTGCCATTTTTAGAAAACATATATTAAATGAAAATCTAATAAATCCCAATTGtaattatattttcttttgtttcttatcatattttttaactcgagaaattaagaattaatttattgtgaattaaaatttttattttaaaaattaacattggataataaattattatacgaataaaataaaatttaatttcacatatttatttaaaaagacGAGGGATCTattcatataatattttatcatatataaattattttttatgcaatatttttttaggattttacGGTTGAAATTAATGATATACAAGAAATCATCATGATGATAAGATCgattataaaaaaatctaatataagGGGATGCTAATATATTAAATTGCAATGATTACTTTTGAACGTAAATGCATATGATTAGCAATCTTTCAtacaaatatcatatttaaagaCGATGGTTATCCTTCGAAAtgaatattttgttttattaatcTGTATATGTAAAACTATATCCAATGCATAGATGTCCCATTATTATGTTTTAGACAATTTATTAATTCCATTTCATATACATTTCAAGCAAAATTTTTGGTAAACCATTCAAGCTAAGTAACTTGTCTTTGTTACTAAAATGActgattattttaaaaataattaaaatattctaatattacaatattaaacaagtattgaatttaaaatttctattaaatcataataattttatcatttaaattatattatatatttaatttattttttaattttatataaaattttgattttctgTATTTTGACTTATATGCTTACATATTAAAAAAGCTAAgtcaaatatttttctttttttcctctttttaaattattaagtCAAATGGTGCTTGTTTTAAGCAATGTAATCAATTATGAAGAGGAACACCCCATCTTAGCTTCCAccccacaaaaaaaaaaa is a window encoding:
- the LOC130943338 gene encoding hydroxyproline O-galactosyltransferase HPGT1, whose protein sequence is MQSSSRGSSMAYPSFRIPALLISMFATFASFYVAGRLWQDSQNRVYLIKQLDRITGQGQSAISVEDTLKIITCREQHKKLDSLEMELAAARQEGFVSKRLLETNGTYSEGRPLVMIGILTTFGRQKNRDAIRNAWMGSGAALKKLEDGKGIVARFVIGRSENRGNNQDKDIDRENRLTNDFLILDDHVESNEGLPNKAKLFFAYAADKWDAEFFAKVNDDVYVNIDALGSTLATHLDKPRVYMGCMKSGEVFSEPKHRWYEPEWWKFGDKKSYFRHASGEMYVISRALAKFVSINRFVLRTYAHDDVSAGSWFIGLDVKHVDESKFCCSSWSTGAICAGV